The genomic segment GTACGAGGGGGAAGCCTTGCTGCTTCAATGTCCGACTATCTGCTGTCGCGACTGGAAGCCGATCAGTCCATTACGATTCATTACAAGTCTCAAATCCGGGCGCTGGAAGGCGGCGCCGCTTTGGCAAGCGTCATTATCGATCGTGATGGCATGGATTGGCATCTGGATTGTCCGGCAGCGTTCGTCATGGTTGGTGCAGCGCCCAATACGGCCTGGTTGAGCAAGTCCTGCGAGCTGGATCCAAGGGGCTTCGTCTTGACGGGCAACGATGCCCGCAAGACGTCTCCGTTTGCGACCACATGTCCGGGGCTGTTTGCAGTCGGCGATGTCCGTGCCGGGTCGGTTAAACGCGTCGCTTCAGCGGTGGGCGAGGGCTCTGTGGTGATCTCCCAGGTCTGGGATCATCTTCAAGGATAAAGGGTGGCTTATCGATGGGGTGGTGCGGGATTTTTGAGATCCAGAAGCCTGAACTCTCAACGCATGTTGCGATCTGGTGCAAGACCGGGACCGCCATTTCTGACGCTCCTCGGCAACCGACCATCGTTGCTATTGCTTCCCAACTTGCACTAGGGCCTCAAAACTGTTCTTCTTGAAACGTGGCCGGTGAAGATTTGCGTTGCGATGCCGCTTGAGAGCATTTTTGCTCATTTGGTGTTGATCTGCCGGTTCTGAATTAGGGTTTGTTTTTTGAACCTGGCGCTGTGTGTCTGAAGAGCAGCGCCAATATCGCCTAAACCTTTCAGTCCGGCATTTGCTGGACGTGGTTCTGGGGAGAAGTGACCGTTGCCCAGATTTTGGACGCATCTGGCGATTGCGATCGCCCTCGTATTTACAGCACCGGGAGCGATGGCGCAGCAAAGCACCAAAATTCCCGCCTGGCTGCAAAAACATGTCGGAACCAAAGATGGACAAATTGCACCCATCGTTCTGCAGCGCGCGCGAGCGCATTACGAACGCAAACGGCGTCAGGGCAAAGTCAGAAATCCTTGTTATCTTGCCATGGACGCAACGCGTCCGAGCACGTCCCGCAGCGGCAAGCCGGGGCGCCGGTTTTACGTCATCTGTGAGCAAAGAAAGCTGTTCCGGGCGATTTCATCGGGCTATGGCAACGGACGAAAACTTCAGCGCGCGAACTTTTCCAACGGACGCCAGTGCGCCAGGAATTTCAGTAACGCAGAAGGCTCGAAACTGACCGCAGGCGGATCCTACGTGACGGCCGAAACAAGAACGTCCTTCAAAGGCTATTATCGCCAGTCCGGCAAAAGGAAGCCTTTTCATCGCACGTTCCTGCTGTTTGACGGGGAGGGCGATACGTCCAATGCCAGAGAGCGCGCGATCGGCGGACACCAGGCGGTTTATCTGAAGTGGCAGTGCCGCTTCAAAAATCCCAAAAGCCCTCATGCCGACAAGGATGGCTATGTTCCTTACGGCAAGCTGGTGAACTACACAGGTGGGCGCAGCAACGGATGTACAACCTGGTCGCCTTCAGCTTCTCGGGACATCCTGTCGCTGGTGAAAGGCAACCCGACAACGCTTTATATTTATCCCGAAGGACGTGACATCAATGCGGTTGCGAAGGCAGTCAAGAGCGGAAAGTCGCTCTCCAAAGCCGGGCTCTACTGGAACGCCACCTGTTTGAAGTCGATTGGTGCTCCGAAGTTCTGGCCGAAAAGACAATTACAGCCAATCATCAACGAATGGCGCCGTTCCCTGCCAAAACAGAAGCCGCTGGTGTTGCCGATCTGCAAATAGGCTTTCTTGCACGCCTGATGGCAGGGAAGACTTGGGCGCGTTGAGTCAAATTCACTTGAAACTGCGGCGACGCTTCAAACAGGCCAGGCCAAACATTCCTGCCGCAAGAAGCGGAAATGAGTAAGGCAACGGGACCGGTGTCGGCAGCTTGTTGAACTCCGGGGAACCGTCGACGGCCCCAGGCAACCCCATAAGAAATGCTGTGTCGTCAACTGTCGAAAACACAAGCAATGAGTCCGGCAACAGAGCCGATGCAAAGTCGGCAAAAATAATCTCGCCGCCAGAAACACTGAAACGATTGTCGATTACTAATGCGGCCGCGTCGTTCACATAGTCGCCGAGCCCGAAGCCGCGGGTATTGCTCTCAACAATGACGCTTTGGGCGGCCTGGTCAATGGTGTCGTCTTCCAACCCGTAGATCACGCCGGATACATCAAAAAAATCATTCGAAAATGAAAACGAGAAGTCGACAGGTGCGGCCGACGACACGGTGATGGAAAGAAAGCTCGCGAGCGCGGCGATCAGGTAAAGCTTTACGATTTTCATGCGAAGAACCCCTTCAGGTTTGCTGTTTTTGTCGAATTCAATGCGCACCGCAGAAGCGAAGTTTGCGAAGCGCCGGCCTCGTCTCAGCACAATGAGGACGCGTGTTGGATCTCCATCGGTTCAGTCGAGCAGAAAGACGGAAATGCATGTGCAACCAAGCGTCGGGCGACGGTGCTGGGTTAGAACGAGAACACGTACCGGCAGTATTCCGGTCCGGAGTTTTGATGTGTCACGCGCCCTCTGGATATCTTTGGTGTTCCGGGTTCAATGGGCCGCTTTTGCCTATTGAACAGGAGCGCCTGGCAGGCTCACATCAGGAAGTCGAAATCTGTAACAGTGGCCGAGCCGGAAAAATGATTGGATGAAACGGGATCCGGGTCGGCCTCGGTTTCAAAGTCGTCTGAAGCAGGCATCGCCAGCAAAGCGGGTTGCTCATCTTCCAGCCCCTCGAACATTGAGGCAGAGTGTCCCGACGAAGCGTACGCTAAATGAAATAGATCCGTTTCAATATCGGCAATATTGTCGTTCAGGCGAGTGTCAAAAATGAAATCAAATCCAGGGTCTGCATCAAAGTCGCGACCTGCGCCGGTTTGGATAACGCCTGTTTCGATACCTGCATAAACTTTTGAATTTTGACTGGCTTCGCTGAAAATATCCTTTTCACCAATGCTCGCACGGTTCCAACTATGAATACTTAGTACTCTGAGGTCTGCATCCGCCATCCGTTACTCCTAAATCGAAAGGGCAAATTTCTCCTTCCTTGAGTGCTGTGTTTAGGAGGTGTTCTTTTCGGCAGTTTGTGCGGAACGTGTCCGCCTTGTATCAATCGGAAATTAATTTGTATCGAGGCCTGCCTTGGGCTGTCTCCTGACGTGTACAGCGTGCGAAAGAACCCCGATGTGACGGGGGCGTTTCGGTTTTTTGCAGCCGAGACTTTCAATATGAAACACGTTTCAGCCCGCATACCCAAATGTTCGCGGTAGCCAAAGCACAAGTCCCGGAAACAGGATCAGCGCGGAGAGCGCCGCCAGCAAAACTGCCAGGAATGGCCAGATTTCCCGGATGATTTCGTTGAGCGGGATGCGGGTCACCGCGTTGATGACGAACAACAGGATCCCATAGGGCGGTGTGATCAATCCGATCATGCAGTTGACGACCGCCACCACACCGAAATGAACCAGGTCGATGCCGAGCTCACGGCATGTCGGTATGAACAGCGGAATGATCACGAGGATGATCGTCGTCGCATCCAGGACGCATCCCAGAAGCAGAAGCAGGATGTTGACCATGACCAGGAACATCAGCGGGTGGATGTCCAAACCCACCAGCTGCGCCGCCAGGAGTGTCGGAATGTTCTCAGAAGCAACGACATAGTTCAGGATCAGCGCGCCACCGATCACGATGCCCACCGCCGCGGAGGAACGTGCACTCTCCACCAGGATCTCGTAGAGCTTTCGCAGCGACAGGGCTCGATAGAACAGCCCTGCGAGGAGAAGCGCGTAAAAAGCGGCAACCGCGGCCGCTTCGGTCGGCGTCGTGACCCCGCCGTATATGCCATAGAGGAGGATCGCGGGCATCAGCAGGGCAGGGAACGCGTTGACCGTCAGCCGCGGCAGCTCGACAAGGGGCACCGCAGGTTCCAGCGCGAAACCTCTGCGATGCGAGAGCCAGATATTGAGCGCCATGAGAACAGCGCCCATCAGGAGGCCCGGAACAATGCCTCCAAGAAACAGATAGCCGATCGAGGTGTTGGAAACGAGCGCGTAGAGCACCATCGGGATCGAAGGGGGAATAATGGGTCCGATGGTGGCGGAAGCAGCGGTAATCGCTGCGGCATAGCCTCGGGTGTAATGACCGCTTTTGGTCATCATCTCGATAATGATCTTGCCAATCCCCGCCGCATCAGCCACGGCGGATCCCGACATTCCGGAAAAGATAAGAGATGCAACGATGTTGACGTGGCCGAGCCCGCCGCGGAAGCGGCCGACAAGGGCGATACAAAACTGCAGAAGCCGATCGCTGATCGTCCCTGCATTCATGATGTTCGCGGCGACGATGAACAAGGGAACAGCCAGCAAGACAAAGCTGGAATAAAGCCCGTCCATGAGCACTTTTCCGGCAAGACCAATGTCCTGTCCTGCCGCAAACAGATAGACAAGCGAGGACACCAGAATGGCATAGGCGATCGGTGCGCCGATGCCTGCCAGCAGAAACAGCGTCGCAAGGCACAGCAGAAACTGAAAACTCATTCGCTCTGCCTTTCGCCATCCGGGTCGGGGGTTTCCGGTACGCCATGGCGGAAGGCTTGCCAGACAAGCCAGAAGTAACGCGCCGAAACAGCGGCAAGAAACAGCATGTAGACCACATAAAGGTCGCGCATCCTGATCCAATCGCCGAACAGTGAGGACAGCGTCGCAGTCTTCTTGAGCCTTAAGATGTAGAACTTGGCCCAGGTGGGCTCGATCGAAACAGCAAGGCCAATGGCAATGCACAAACCGAAGACAATCACGAAGAGCCGACGTGTCTGCCGGCTCACCCGGCTGTAGAGGATATCGAAGCGCACATGGTCGCTTTCGCGGACCACAAAGGCATTGCCCCAGAAAACCAGCCAAAGCCATAAGACCAGGCAAAGTTCCAGGGTCCAGCCGAAGCGTGTCGGTTCCAAAAACGGAAGATAGTCAGGAAGCCATTCCAGGCGCGCCGAATAACGGATGAAAATCTGTAGGACGAAAGTCAGGAACATGACCGCCATCATGGCAGCCGCGACGGCCTGGGCCGTATGTTTGAGACCGTTTACAAACTGCTTCATGTGTGCTGTTCGCCAACTTGGGCAAGGGTGAAATCCACCCTTGCCCTTCATGGATCATTTGCCGAGTGCGTTGATCTGTTCCAGAACGCCGTCGGGCCAGGACGCCGCGAATTCCGAACCGACGTATTGAGACTGCACGTGGTCTCGGAAGGCTTTCAGATCCGGCTCATAGATCGCAAGACCCTTTTCTTCCAGGAACGATACCAGCTCGGCTTCTTTTTGCAGCTGGGCATTGCGGCCACTATCAGCGGCAGCTTCTGCAGCAGCCTGAACTTTCGCCTGCTGTTCAGGGGTGAGACCATCCCAGACGGCCTTTGAGAAGGCCACATAGTTCAGGTCCACCAGATGCGACGTCAGCGCAATCTGGTTGGTGACTTCGAAAAACTTGGCATCCACCACGGTTGGAAGCGGGTTGTCCTGTCCGTCGACGGAACCGGTTTGCAAGGCGGTATAAACCTCTGTGAAGGCCATGGGAGTCGGGTTTGCGCCCAAAGCCTTACCCAGGAACTGCCAGGCATCCGTGCCCGGCATGCGCAGGTTCACACCCGCCAGGTCAGCCGGCGTCATGACCGTCAGCTCATCCTTGCTCTGCCGCAGGTTGACGTGACGGCGGCCCAGATACATGACGGCGAGCAGCTTGATGCCCAGTTCGTCTTCCACCTTCTGCTTGAACGGGTCCATCAGCGGATCGTTGAAGACTCGCACCTGATGGTCGGCATCCTGATGCACATAGCCGGTCGCGAAAATCGAGAATTCGGGGAAGTACTGTGCGAGCTCCTGGGCGGACGCGATCGACATTTCCAGATCACCTGAAGCGATGGCTTCAAGCTCCGAGTTCTGCTTGATCAGCGACGCGTTGTAGTGCGGTTCGTATGTCGCAAACTCTGCGACTTCCGGTGCGAAGACTTCAGCCAGGGCCACGGAACGCTGGTCGGTTTCCGATGCCGGCGTCGACATGCGCAGCGTAACCTTGTCGTCAGCAACCGCGGATGCAGTCAATGCCAAAGCCGTCAATGCAGCTAAGCCATTTAGTAGAAAAGACGATTTCATTTTACTTCCTCCTCAGTCATTTGCGGTGTTTCCCGCATTCTTCGTCAAACCCCAAGGGCCCGGCGTTTTGCGCTGTCCACATGTGCATGAACAGCTTCAACCGTTTTCTCCACGTCGCGATTTTCAAGCGCGTTGATGATCACCAGGTGCTCGCTCATCACCGAGCCCACCAGCTCCGGCAGCATGCGCGTGTCGGAGTTTCTGATCAGGCGTATCTTGATTGCGTTCACGCGGTGAATGTCGGAGATGATCCGGTTGCCCAGAAAATCGATGACAAAATCATGGAAGGCCCAGTCCATGTGCTGAGCGCGCGCCAGCAGCTCCGGCGTCACACCCCGCTCGGCTTCCCTCAATGTCTTGCGATGTTCGCTCGCGATACGCGCGATCTCGGCGTCGGGCGCATTTCTACAAAAAACCGCGAAAGCCTCGCTTTCGATAATCCTGCGCAACTGGAAAGCGTTGCGGATCAGTTCAAGATCGATATTGAGAACCTGAAGACCCCGTTTGGGCACAGTGCGGATCAGACCATCGGCCTCAAGCCGGGGGATCATTTCGCGTATTGCGCCCAGAGGCATGC from the Roseibium sp. HPY-6 genome contains:
- a CDS encoding murein L,D-transpeptidase catalytic domain-containing protein, encoding MAIALVFTAPGAMAQQSTKIPAWLQKHVGTKDGQIAPIVLQRARAHYERKRRQGKVRNPCYLAMDATRPSTSRSGKPGRRFYVICEQRKLFRAISSGYGNGRKLQRANFSNGRQCARNFSNAEGSKLTAGGSYVTAETRTSFKGYYRQSGKRKPFHRTFLLFDGEGDTSNARERAIGGHQAVYLKWQCRFKNPKSPHADKDGYVPYGKLVNYTGGRSNGCTTWSPSASRDILSLVKGNPTTLYIYPEGRDINAVAKAVKSGKSLSKAGLYWNATCLKSIGAPKFWPKRQLQPIINEWRRSLPKQKPLVLPICK
- the dctP gene encoding TRAP transporter substrate-binding protein DctP; translation: MKSSFLLNGLAALTALALTASAVADDKVTLRMSTPASETDQRSVALAEVFAPEVAEFATYEPHYNASLIKQNSELEAIASGDLEMSIASAQELAQYFPEFSIFATGYVHQDADHQVRVFNDPLMDPFKQKVEDELGIKLLAVMYLGRRHVNLRQSKDELTVMTPADLAGVNLRMPGTDAWQFLGKALGANPTPMAFTEVYTALQTGSVDGQDNPLPTVVDAKFFEVTNQIALTSHLVDLNYVAFSKAVWDGLTPEQQAKVQAAAEAAADSGRNAQLQKEAELVSFLEEKGLAIYEPDLKAFRDHVQSQYVGSEFAASWPDGVLEQINALGK
- a CDS encoding GntR family transcriptional regulator; this translates as MSRSERRLRDDAYSSFTEKLLSRDIQPGQIVSQRELVELTGMPLGAIREMIPRLEADGLIRTVPKRGLQVLNIDLELIRNAFQLRRIIESEAFAVFCRNAPDAEIARIASEHRKTLREAERGVTPELLARAQHMDWAFHDFVIDFLGNRIISDIHRVNAIKIRLIRNSDTRMLPELVGSVMSEHLVIINALENRDVEKTVEAVHAHVDSAKRRALGV
- a CDS encoding TRAP transporter large permease; this translates as MSFQFLLCLATLFLLAGIGAPIAYAILVSSLVYLFAAGQDIGLAGKVLMDGLYSSFVLLAVPLFIVAANIMNAGTISDRLLQFCIALVGRFRGGLGHVNIVASLIFSGMSGSAVADAAGIGKIIIEMMTKSGHYTRGYAAAITAASATIGPIIPPSIPMVLYALVSNTSIGYLFLGGIVPGLLMGAVLMALNIWLSHRRGFALEPAVPLVELPRLTVNAFPALLMPAILLYGIYGGVTTPTEAAAVAAFYALLLAGLFYRALSLRKLYEILVESARSSAAVGIVIGGALILNYVVASENIPTLLAAQLVGLDIHPLMFLVMVNILLLLLGCVLDATTIILVIIPLFIPTCRELGIDLVHFGVVAVVNCMIGLITPPYGILLFVINAVTRIPLNEIIREIWPFLAVLLAALSALILFPGLVLWLPRTFGYAG
- a CDS encoding TRAP transporter small permease subunit yields the protein MKQFVNGLKHTAQAVAAAMMAVMFLTFVLQIFIRYSARLEWLPDYLPFLEPTRFGWTLELCLVLWLWLVFWGNAFVVRESDHVRFDILYSRVSRQTRRLFVIVFGLCIAIGLAVSIEPTWAKFYILRLKKTATLSSLFGDWIRMRDLYVVYMLFLAAVSARYFWLVWQAFRHGVPETPDPDGERQSE
- a CDS encoding VPLPA-CTERM sorting domain-containing protein produces the protein MKIVKLYLIAALASFLSITVSSAAPVDFSFSFSNDFFDVSGVIYGLEDDTIDQAAQSVIVESNTRGFGLGDYVNDAAALVIDNRFSVSGGEIIFADFASALLPDSLLVFSTVDDTAFLMGLPGAVDGSPEFNKLPTPVPLPYSFPLLAAGMFGLACLKRRRSFK